One Solanum lycopersicum chromosome 2, SLM_r2.1 genomic region harbors:
- the LOC138341986 gene encoding uncharacterized protein, with protein MGTEFGQLGITFRKRIRMYNSMFAFTSMGGRVDKSINRAKGPYIFRISGQNYHHIGSLLSEHGKNPQFTQLYIYDTENKIDNRINTMRHEEVEPQIVRGISKMLYDHNVLEKSIRMARDRYREKPESIFCLGLLTETSSDGRQYNRPTASEVAGFIIGELTDANFQHDVIVKRRKNDLQRITYLHPSFMAMNYPLIQPYGEDGYILGIQFMDLCNKSFVKNSLSMRQCYCF; from the coding sequence atgggcACAGAATTTGGCCAACTGGGTATAACTTTTAGAAAGCGTATTCGAATGTATAACTCCATGTTTGCATTTACATCAATGGGAGGCCGAGTAGACAAATCAATCAACCGCGCTAAAGGACCTTACATATTCAGGATCAGTGGTCAAAATTATCATCACATTGGCTCACTATTATCGGAACATGGTAAAAATCCTCAGTTTACccaactatatatatatgatactgAGAATAAGATAGATAATAGAATCAATACTATGCGCCATGAAGAAGTGGAACCACAAATTGTAAGGGGAATATCTAAAATGCTTTATGACCATAATGTTTTGGAAAAATCAATCCGAATGGCAAGGGATAGATATCGAGAAAAACCAGAATCTATATTCTGCCTGGGCCTCCTAACTGAAACGAGCAGCGATGGCCGACAATACAATAGACCAACAGCTTCAGAAGTGGCAGGATTTATAATTGGTGAACTTACAGATGCTAACTTTCAGCATGATGTTATTGTAAAACGTCGAAAAAATGATCTGCAAAGAATCACATATTTACACCCATCTTTCATGGCTATGAATTACCCATTAATACAACCATATGGAGAAGATGGATATATACTTGGTATTCAGTTTATGGATTTGTGTAACAAATCATTCGTAAAGAACAGCTTAAGCATGAGGCAATGTTATTGTTTTTGA